A genomic window from Acidobacteriota bacterium includes:
- a CDS encoding PQQ-binding-like beta-propeller repeat protein, with product MVSGQNGNWTGWRGNDGSGISTETNLPTEWNATKNIAWRTAIKGRGHSSPIVWGNRIFLTTSIEGQIIPGAEAIRHIHKGQEYRHPDSVGADHSHAIKLICLDSESGKVIWDKTVHEGRVLDNRHRKNTYASTTPVTDGKFVYLSLEAEGLFCYDFEGKRVWKTAFGNIAKGGLGPGTSPVLFENLVILQCDQEYGETSFLAAFDKQTGKPIWRVQRTHRRSWATPLIIKVENHFELVTSGAESVIAYDPATGKEIWRAPGVESNAIPSPVTGHNMVYVSAGSEAKRALAIRLGGKGDLANTPNLVWQFDKATAYVPSPILYGEYLYLVTDTGVLTCLEAKTGKLIYQARLPIAAQFTASLTAFDEKLLMISEDGDAFILKAGASPQVISVNSIDEPVYASPAIANGKLFLRGEKNLYCIKKLSDK from the coding sequence ATGGTTTCTGGACAAAACGGCAATTGGACGGGTTGGCGAGGGAATGATGGTAGTGGTATATCAACCGAAACCAATCTGCCGACAGAATGGAATGCGACAAAAAACATCGCTTGGAGAACGGCAATTAAAGGGCGCGGACATTCATCGCCAATCGTCTGGGGCAACCGTATTTTTTTAACGACCTCTATCGAAGGGCAAATCATTCCGGGTGCCGAAGCCATTCGCCACATTCATAAAGGGCAAGAATACCGTCATCCCGATAGTGTTGGCGCTGACCATAGTCATGCGATCAAACTGATTTGTCTCGATAGCGAATCAGGAAAAGTCATCTGGGATAAAACGGTTCACGAAGGTAGAGTTCTCGATAATCGCCATCGGAAAAATACCTATGCCTCGACCACTCCGGTTACTGATGGGAAATTTGTGTACCTGTCATTAGAGGCTGAAGGGCTATTTTGTTATGACTTTGAAGGAAAACGTGTGTGGAAAACCGCTTTTGGAAACATTGCCAAAGGCGGTCTGGGACCTGGGACTTCACCGGTTTTGTTTGAAAACCTTGTGATTCTTCAATGTGACCAGGAATACGGGGAGACTTCATTTCTTGCCGCTTTTGATAAACAAACCGGCAAGCCAATCTGGCGAGTGCAGCGAACCCATCGTAGAAGTTGGGCGACACCTTTAATCATTAAAGTTGAAAATCACTTTGAACTGGTGACCAGTGGCGCGGAAAGTGTGATCGCTTATGACCCGGCGACGGGTAAAGAAATATGGCGCGCACCGGGTGTTGAAAGCAATGCCATTCCCAGTCCGGTCACGGGTCACAATATGGTTTATGTTTCGGCAGGCAGCGAAGCCAAACGCGCCCTTGCGATTCGGTTGGGCGGAAAAGGCGATTTAGCCAATACCCCAAATCTTGTCTGGCAATTCGATAAAGCAACCGCCTACGTTCCTTCGCCGATTCTCTATGGTGAATATTTATATCTGGTTACTGATACAGGAGTGCTCACCTGTCTTGAAGCCAAAACCGGAAAATTGATTTATCAGGCGAGGTTGCCGATTGCCGCTCAATTTACCGCATCATTAACCGCTTTTGATGAAAAGCTGTTAATGATTAGTGAAGATGGCGATGCGTTCATTTTAAAAGCCGGTGCCTCACCCCAGGTCATCAGTGTCAATTCTATTGATGAACCGGTTTATGCTTCACCGGCAATAGCCAATGGAAAACTTTTTTTGCGTGGGGAAAAAAATCTCTATTGCATCAAAAAGTTATCGGATAAATGA
- the hutU gene encoding urocanate hydratase: MHDRKKVSAPRGSRISCKGWHQEAALRMLMNNLDQEVAERPDDLIVYGGVGKAARNWQAFDAIVQSLRELENDETLLVQSGKPVGIFRTHEYAPRVLLANSNLVGQWSNWDEFHRLEKLGLMMYGQMTAGSWIYIGSQGIVQGTFETFAASGKKHFNGSLKNKLIVSGGMGGMGGAQPLAATMNGARFLGIDVDPQRIEKRLKTGYCDLIAYSLDEALNLLNDAESREEAISVGLVGNCADILPELVRRNIVPDILTDQTSAHDALNGYVPNGLALEDAEELRNSDPDEYIRRSMNAMGEHVRAMLELQKLGAITFDYGNNIRTQAKQVGVENAYDIPGFVPEYIRPLFCEGRGPFRWAALSGNPKDIEITDNLALELFPDDEVLARWLRLARERVKFQGLPARICWLGYGERAEFGEAINDLVKTGKIEAPVVIGRDHLDTGSVASPFRETEAMLDGSDAIADWPLLNALLNTASGASWVSIHNGGGVGIGYSLHAGQVSVADGTADGAKRLNRVLTNDPGIGVARHVDAGYEDAKKTAQEKGIKIPMIERTK; encoded by the coding sequence ATGCACGACAGAAAAAAAGTGAGCGCGCCACGCGGCAGCCGGATCAGTTGTAAGGGATGGCACCAGGAAGCGGCACTGAGAATGCTCATGAATAATCTCGACCAGGAGGTAGCCGAACGCCCTGATGATTTAATTGTTTATGGCGGTGTCGGGAAAGCGGCGCGTAACTGGCAGGCATTTGATGCCATCGTTCAATCACTTCGTGAACTGGAAAATGATGAAACCTTGCTGGTTCAATCGGGTAAACCCGTAGGTATTTTTCGTACCCATGAATATGCGCCGAGAGTGTTGCTGGCGAATTCCAATCTGGTTGGACAGTGGTCGAATTGGGATGAATTTCATCGACTCGAAAAATTGGGTTTGATGATGTACGGGCAGATGACTGCCGGGAGTTGGATTTATATCGGCAGTCAGGGCATCGTTCAGGGGACGTTTGAAACTTTCGCGGCGTCGGGAAAAAAACATTTCAATGGGTCGCTAAAAAATAAATTGATTGTTTCGGGTGGCATGGGCGGGATGGGTGGCGCTCAACCGCTAGCGGCTACGATGAACGGAGCGCGGTTTTTAGGAATCGACGTTGACCCGCAGAGAATTGAAAAAAGATTGAAAACCGGTTATTGCGATTTGATTGCTTATTCATTGGATGAAGCATTGAATCTGTTAAATGATGCCGAAAGTCGTGAAGAAGCCATCTCGGTCGGCTTGGTTGGCAATTGCGCTGACATCTTACCGGAATTGGTGCGGCGCAATATCGTGCCCGATATTTTGACAGACCAGACCAGCGCCCACGATGCGCTGAATGGCTATGTTCCCAATGGGCTGGCGCTTGAAGATGCCGAAGAACTCAGGAATTCCGACCCGGATGAGTATATCCGCCGTTCGATGAATGCGATGGGTGAACACGTCCGCGCTATGCTTGAATTACAAAAGCTGGGGGCGATAACTTTCGATTACGGCAACAATATCCGCACTCAGGCAAAACAGGTTGGCGTTGAAAATGCTTATGACATTCCGGGCTTTGTGCCTGAATATATTCGTCCGCTTTTTTGTGAAGGTAGAGGTCCATTTCGTTGGGCGGCGCTTTCAGGCAATCCCAAAGATATAGAAATCACCGACAATCTCGCGCTTGAACTCTTCCCCGATGATGAAGTGTTGGCAAGGTGGTTACGCCTGGCGCGCGAGCGCGTCAAATTTCAAGGATTGCCGGCGCGTATCTGCTGGCTAGGCTATGGTGAACGCGCGGAATTCGGAGAAGCGATAAATGATTTAGTAAAAACCGGCAAAATCGAAGCCCCTGTGGTGATCGGTCGTGATCATTTAGATACCGGTTCGGTCGCCTCACCTTTCCGCGAAACCGAAGCGATGTTGGATGGTTCGGATGCCATCGCTGATTGGCCGCTTTTAAATGCTTTGTTGAATACCGCATCCGGGGCGAGTTGGGTTTCGATTCATAACGGCGGCGGGGTTGGCATCGGGTATTCCCTACATGCAGGGCAAGTGAGCGTAGCCGACGGCACCGCAGATGGCGCAAAGCGATTGAACCGGGTTTTAACCAATGACCCGGGGATTGGTGTGGCGCGTCATGTAGACGCCGGATACGAAGACGCAAAGAAAACCGCCCAGGAAAAGGGCATAAAAATTCCAATGATAGAGCGCACAAAGTAG
- a CDS encoding DUF5658 family protein: MTPTRELFLDRRLFFYVILVIIMSGYDAVATMQHIGRGVAAEGNPLMESLIERSALLFFFVKMAITTFCMYVFYRFSHKKAARIGIQTAVGLYSLLCVYHSMIILFG; encoded by the coding sequence ATGACCCCCACAAGAGAACTATTTTTAGATCGCAGACTTTTCTTCTATGTCATTCTGGTTATCATCATGTCCGGTTATGATGCCGTTGCCACCATGCAGCACATTGGTCGCGGGGTTGCAGCCGAAGGCAATCCGTTGATGGAATCGCTGATTGAACGAAGCGCGCTGCTTTTTTTCTTCGTTAAAATGGCGATAACCACCTTTTGCATGTACGTCTTTTATCGTTTTTCTCATAAAAAAGCCGCGAGAATCGGCATCCAAACGGCTGTCGGGCTTTATTCTCTTCTCTGTGTTTACCATTCAATGATTATTTTGTTTGGTTAA
- the hutH gene encoding histidine ammonia-lyase → MIEIDGASLTLEQTELVADGADVRLAPSARPRIDRARKFVEDIVSRGDVVYGINTGFGKLADVSIPADKLRELQINLVRSHCCGVGEPLSERIVRAMMLHRANVLAKGFSGCRALVIDTILQMLNAGIHPIVPSRGSVGASGDLAPLAHLAIVVIGEGEVIYQGKRMAAREALFAAGIQPLTLEAKEGIALLNGTQAMTAVGSLALLAAERLTDAADVTGALSLEALKGTPVAFDYKIQAVRPHPGQMNSARRLRELVEGSEIRESHRDKHVDPRVQDAYSLRCMPQVHGAVRDAINHARRILEIEINSATDNPLIFAESEEVISGGNFHGEPIALTLDYAAVAVADLGTIAERRVERLVNPDLSGLPAFLTPKAGTNSGMMIAQVAAVSLIAENNVLAHPASVTNLPTSANKEDHVSMGMTSALKFAHIVKNVETILAIELLCAAQGLEFLRPLKTSPKLENVVSQARKIVPFIEKDCVLADYIESLKPLIQKLNGDVDNL, encoded by the coding sequence ATGATCGAAATTGACGGAGCATCTTTAACCCTTGAACAAACTGAACTGGTTGCCGACGGAGCCGATGTAAGGCTTGCGCCATCGGCTCGCCCGCGTATTGACCGGGCGCGTAAATTTGTCGAAGACATTGTCTCTCGTGGCGATGTGGTTTATGGCATCAACACGGGTTTTGGCAAACTAGCGGATGTTTCCATCCCTGCTGATAAACTTCGCGAATTACAAATCAATCTCGTCCGTTCGCATTGTTGCGGCGTTGGTGAACCGCTCAGTGAACGAATTGTTCGCGCCATGATGCTGCATCGCGCCAATGTTTTAGCCAAAGGTTTTTCAGGTTGTCGTGCCTTGGTTATTGATACCATTTTGCAAATGCTGAATGCCGGAATCCACCCTATTGTTCCATCGCGAGGTTCGGTTGGTGCCTCCGGCGACCTTGCCCCGCTTGCCCATCTCGCTATCGTGGTCATCGGTGAAGGGGAAGTCATCTATCAAGGAAAGAGAATGGCTGCGCGTGAGGCGCTTTTTGCGGCTGGCATTCAACCGCTCACGCTCGAAGCGAAAGAAGGGATTGCCCTTTTAAATGGCACCCAAGCCATGACAGCAGTAGGTTCATTGGCATTGCTTGCCGCCGAAAGACTAACGGATGCTGCGGATGTGACCGGCGCATTATCGCTTGAAGCCTTAAAGGGAACGCCGGTGGCGTTTGATTATAAAATTCAAGCGGTTCGTCCACATCCGGGACAGATGAATAGTGCCAGGCGGTTACGCGAATTGGTTGAAGGAAGCGAGATTCGCGAATCGCACCGTGACAAACACGTTGATCCGCGAGTTCAGGATGCGTATTCATTGCGTTGTATGCCACAGGTTCACGGCGCAGTTCGCGATGCCATCAATCACGCGCGACGGATTTTGGAAATTGAAATCAATAGCGCCACCGATAATCCTTTAATTTTTGCGGAATCCGAAGAAGTGATTTCCGGCGGAAATTTTCATGGCGAACCAATTGCCTTGACCTTGGATTATGCGGCAGTGGCAGTGGCGGATTTGGGAACCATTGCCGAACGCCGGGTTGAGCGTCTGGTTAATCCGGATCTTTCGGGGCTACCGGCATTTTTAACACCGAAAGCCGGAACCAATTCGGGGATGATGATTGCGCAGGTTGCAGCCGTTTCACTGATTGCCGAAAATAATGTCCTGGCGCATCCCGCATCAGTGACCAACCTTCCGACTTCGGCAAACAAAGAAGACCACGTCAGCATGGGTATGACTTCGGCTTTAAAGTTCGCTCATATCGTTAAGAATGTTGAAACCATTTTGGCTATTGAACTATTGTGTGCCGCCCAAGGGTTGGAATTTTTGCGCCCCTTAAAGACCAGCCCCAAACTCGAAAATGTGGTTTCTCAAGCGCGTAAAATTGTGCCCTTTATTGAAAAAGATTGTGTGTTGGCTGATTATATTGAATCTCTAAAACCACTGATCCAGAAATTGAATGGTGATGTAGATAATCTTTAA
- a CDS encoding M48 family metalloprotease yields the protein MINLTCCKRIRLFSKYLLVGFLLCGFPLQAFSQEGAEKKERPKGNATIQVDVKKNGNYQIHFSVWVFDAITEEQKQAIQDATGVQLKEGNRPYFDDEDYTDEELEALDEAGLEESENGQPPTDDSKKGKIYYLSGSAKRAFSQEGYLIKGELEFSALQKVLAGMGIQNLSVGVTHPETDYTDCTRDEYREHPLLVPDGQHYYLLSTAGDDVPMKTISIAFGYPTIWIVKRCLALGLLFFLPILFVIWKRRAILRSGCEAMAARYAAFHIINALSFTYPFVWWIGGSLIGFRALWAFFASRSAPVNMVWYFMLYLLPPTTCILICKAALNRFLETEEASPNKEGKLKKFIRESLAMTFGTLLPLVLLFAGIGEIVAGNWKTAIAYFAIGHFFKIATKPLQGKGDSPEAHSLIVAPLRDRIYEIAMRAGVNLKEVYVVPEQKNKTANACATINNTVFLNEFLLKRLSKREVDAVVGHEIGHLRLHHPRILTIIWLATILIPMFLLPILITAVTSFAVTSPQLYLAIYSIQRSDLAVPICMAIGSLLVLMVSRRMEYSADAFAATVTGDPEAMITGLVKLSRLSLLPMNWSKADENLLTHPSSMQRINALAKNYMISQERVDALLNVPDEADEMYSMTATVASSNQALTADAKSASPVQQFVKPSGATKKKPLPVFNLPLQKAFIGLVGGYIVAAFFLHKQLMQYHIPKPLFAMATGVVVFLWSCYSFKQKLGKGSPTHIKIIQTQAADFPGLDLAEYERYTAELTALGFEFCQDYSTENDVEMTLKGVGRLFIHPTERCYAEVVQCASQGLSVTPVYCSISSLVGTDWTMTTSNMEPNGVICARRMPRRIGECKPDSGVEELFDAHINFREEAVAYLGNGVVFENSMESYFQSVIQRHHESRAFIARRNPVAYLYDIHRYDRRPIFKWMGELSSNVYRERKLPQPIYKKA from the coding sequence ATGATAAACCTCACCTGCTGCAAACGGATTCGATTATTCAGCAAATACTTATTGGTCGGTTTTTTATTGTGCGGTTTCCCGCTTCAAGCATTCAGCCAGGAAGGCGCGGAAAAAAAGGAACGTCCGAAAGGGAACGCAACCATTCAGGTTGATGTCAAAAAGAACGGCAATTACCAAATTCATTTTAGTGTTTGGGTATTTGATGCCATAACCGAAGAGCAAAAACAAGCGATTCAGGATGCTACGGGAGTTCAACTTAAAGAGGGCAATCGTCCTTATTTTGACGATGAAGACTATACTGACGAAGAGTTGGAAGCGTTGGATGAAGCGGGTTTAGAAGAAAGCGAAAATGGGCAACCCCCGACCGATGATAGTAAAAAGGGCAAGATTTATTACTTAAGCGGTAGCGCGAAGCGAGCCTTTTCACAAGAAGGCTATTTAATAAAAGGCGAACTGGAATTTTCGGCGTTGCAAAAAGTTCTTGCCGGGATGGGCATTCAAAACCTTTCGGTTGGCGTCACCCACCCCGAAACCGATTACACAGATTGTACACGGGATGAGTATCGGGAACACCCACTGTTGGTTCCCGACGGGCAGCATTATTACCTACTGTCAACCGCCGGCGATGATGTACCAATGAAAACCATCTCAATAGCTTTCGGGTATCCGACGATCTGGATTGTCAAACGTTGCCTCGCACTGGGCTTGCTGTTTTTTTTACCCATACTGTTTGTGATATGGAAACGGCGAGCCATTTTGCGTTCGGGGTGCGAAGCGATGGCGGCGCGTTACGCGGCATTTCACATCATCAACGCATTATCATTCACTTATCCGTTCGTCTGGTGGATTGGCGGTTCATTAATTGGCTTTCGCGCTCTCTGGGCATTCTTTGCCAGTCGTAGCGCACCGGTCAATATGGTTTGGTATTTTATGCTCTATCTTCTGCCGCCGACCACTTGTATTTTGATTTGCAAAGCGGCGCTCAATCGGTTTCTGGAAACCGAAGAAGCAAGCCCGAATAAAGAAGGCAAACTGAAAAAGTTTATCAGAGAGAGCCTTGCCATGACCTTTGGCACTTTGTTGCCGCTGGTTTTGTTGTTTGCGGGAATCGGCGAAATCGTTGCGGGAAACTGGAAAACTGCCATTGCTTATTTTGCGATTGGGCATTTTTTCAAAATCGCAACGAAACCATTGCAAGGGAAAGGTGATAGCCCGGAAGCTCACTCGTTGATTGTTGCGCCGCTCAGAGACAGGATTTATGAAATTGCCATGCGGGCAGGGGTCAATTTGAAAGAAGTTTATGTGGTTCCCGAACAAAAAAATAAAACGGCGAATGCCTGCGCCACGATAAATAACACCGTCTTTTTGAATGAGTTTTTATTAAAGCGACTCAGTAAACGCGAAGTGGATGCGGTGGTGGGACACGAAATCGGCCATTTGCGATTGCATCATCCGCGCATCCTAACCATCATCTGGCTTGCCACCATTCTGATTCCCATGTTCTTATTGCCGATATTGATAACCGCTGTTACTTCTTTTGCCGTCACTTCTCCGCAACTTTATCTGGCGATTTATTCGATTCAGCGTTCGGATTTAGCGGTTCCCATCTGTATGGCGATAGGTTCATTGCTGGTTTTGATGGTCTCGCGGCGAATGGAATATTCCGCCGATGCTTTTGCAGCAACCGTAACCGGCGACCCGGAAGCGATGATAACCGGATTAGTAAAGTTATCGCGGTTAAGTTTATTACCGATGAATTGGAGCAAGGCAGATGAAAATTTGTTGACTCACCCGTCCAGTATGCAACGCATCAATGCGCTTGCGAAAAATTATATGATTTCGCAGGAGCGTGTGGACGCGCTGCTCAATGTTCCTGACGAAGCCGATGAAATGTATTCGATGACGGCAACCGTTGCATCAAGTAACCAGGCTTTAACGGCTGATGCAAAATCCGCATCGCCGGTGCAGCAATTTGTTAAACCCTCAGGCGCGACCAAGAAAAAACCGCTACCGGTATTCAACTTACCTTTGCAAAAAGCGTTTATCGGTTTGGTCGGTGGCTACATCGTGGCGGCATTTTTTCTACACAAACAATTGATGCAATATCACATTCCCAAACCGTTATTCGCAATGGCGACCGGCGTCGTGGTTTTCCTCTGGTCGTGTTATTCGTTTAAGCAAAAACTAGGGAAAGGTTCGCCGACGCATATCAAAATCATTCAGACGCAGGCAGCGGATTTTCCCGGTTTGGATTTAGCGGAATATGAGCGGTACACGGCGGAATTGACTGCATTGGGGTTTGAGTTTTGTCAGGATTATTCGACCGAAAATGATGTTGAAATGACACTCAAAGGGGTCGGTCGACTATTCATTCATCCAACCGAAAGATGTTATGCAGAGGTGGTGCAATGTGCTTCGCAGGGTTTGAGTGTGACACCGGTCTATTGCTCTATATCCAGTCTGGTCGGCACTGATTGGACTATGACGACATCGAATATGGAGCCGAACGGGGTGATATGCGCGCGACGCATGCCGCGAAGAATTGGCGAGTGCAAACCCGATTCGGGAGTTGAAGAACTTTTTGACGCTCATATAAATTTCCGCGAGGAAGCTGTTGCTTATCTTGGGAACGGGGTGGTCTTTGAAAATTCGATGGAAAGTTATTTTCAATCGGTGATTCAACGGCACCACGAATCCAGAGCATTCATTGCCCGGAGAAACCCGGTTGCTTACCTATACGATATTCATCGTTATGACCGCAGACCGATATTCAAATGGATGGGGGAACTCTCATCAAACGTTTACAGGGAAAGAAAATTACCTCAACCAATTTACAAAAAGGCATAG
- a CDS encoding DNA double-strand break repair nuclease NurA gives MIFREKILTALENSVGQFVLYQRELNEQIATYRAALENLVGMNKETITELLAETNRPSGAIPTEEFYSAESMVLAFEKSFANREEAREWAYVTLLNHTTFAADGSQLMPTKDFSIPLAAVQTGWFENPHRTEGTYIKDTTFEILSPDEVMVRTAGDIEASFQAVQQRRYALEIEAIKKFMTKTLESGFDATQPPVVFFDNLLVISFAELLPESQRDFYVNEIIALLDKSKETGIPVIGYIDTSMARDLVNLLITIFPDLNESPKLQDAALLTRQMKWGDRTPLFRCARAGILEQYGETWRRDLGFVYLKTTADAPPSRIDVPMWVYEKGLLEYVLNIIRGEVIVGNGYPYVIEAADATAVITQQDRERFYAIFQEFAERNGFQFTRARKAISKSQRR, from the coding sequence ATGATTTTTCGGGAAAAAATTTTAACCGCTTTAGAAAATTCCGTCGGTCAATTTGTGCTCTATCAACGGGAATTGAATGAGCAAATTGCCACCTATCGGGCAGCACTCGAAAATCTGGTTGGAATGAATAAGGAAACCATCACGGAATTGCTGGCGGAAACCAATAGACCATCGGGAGCCATCCCAACCGAAGAGTTTTATTCCGCCGAATCAATGGTGCTTGCTTTTGAAAAATCATTTGCTAACCGGGAAGAAGCGCGGGAATGGGCTTATGTTACGTTGTTGAATCACACAACCTTCGCAGCCGATGGCAGTCAATTAATGCCCACCAAAGATTTTTCAATACCGCTTGCGGCTGTACAAACCGGCTGGTTTGAAAATCCGCATCGAACCGAAGGCACATACATCAAAGACACGACCTTTGAGATTTTATCGCCCGATGAAGTGATGGTGAGAACCGCAGGCGATATAGAGGCATCCTTTCAAGCCGTGCAACAACGCCGCTATGCCTTGGAAATCGAAGCGATTAAAAAATTCATGACGAAAACCTTGGAAAGTGGTTTTGACGCGACCCAACCGCCGGTGGTTTTTTTTGATAATTTATTGGTCATCTCTTTTGCTGAATTGTTGCCCGAATCGCAACGCGATTTTTATGTGAATGAAATCATCGCGTTACTCGATAAATCCAAAGAAACCGGCATTCCGGTCATCGGTTACATTGACACGAGTATGGCGCGTGACCTGGTGAATTTGTTAATCACAATTTTTCCCGACTTAAATGAATCGCCGAAATTGCAGGACGCAGCGCTTTTAACCCGGCAGATGAAATGGGGTGATCGAACGCCTTTGTTTCGCTGCGCCAGAGCCGGGATTCTCGAACAGTATGGTGAAACCTGGCGACGAGACCTTGGATTTGTTTACTTGAAAACCACTGCTGATGCTCCACCCTCAAGAATCGATGTGCCAATGTGGGTTTATGAAAAAGGGTTGCTGGAATATGTGTTGAATATCATTAGAGGTGAAGTGATTGTGGGAAACGGTTATCCCTATGTCATCGAAGCGGCGGACGCGACAGCGGTCATCACCCAGCAAGACCGTGAGAGGTTTTATGCGATTTTTCAAGAGTTCGCCGAACGCAACGGATTTCAATTCACCCGCGCGCGAAAAGCCATCAGCAAATCACAACGGCGTTAA
- a CDS encoding magnesium chelatase has product MTLPATLGELKQQPSLVNLYRHRSVKDEMRQNLIIKLRGSEPIFPGIVGYDDTVVPQIINAILSRHNFILLGLRGQAKSRILRELTNLLDDRIPAIEGSEINDNPFSPISKYGKTIVNSLGDDTPIVWLDRDARYVEKLATPDVTIADLIGDLDPIKAARGGHLLSDELTIHYGLLPRANRGLFAINELPDLAGKVQVGLFNIMQEGDIQIKGYPIRLPLDVMLVFSANPEDYTARGKIITPLKDRIGSEIVTHYPVTVEEGMEITRQEAWTHRDERIHLPEFISRTIEQIAFEARKDQRVDKRSGVSQRLSISVMENVISNAERRALINREEKIVPRISDIFAALPAITGKLELEYEGEQKGAANIARELIKNAVGKTFETYFDHIDCSEIIAWFNDGGALRVGDTDSTELCLSGLRRISGLINAATQSGMATNKDVTVAVCELILEGLHAQKKISRSEERGYRAVKKETRSQNYEPFNRSRRIN; this is encoded by the coding sequence ATGACATTGCCTGCAACCCTCGGAGAATTAAAACAACAACCTTCCCTCGTCAATCTTTACCGGCACCGCTCGGTAAAAGATGAGATGCGCCAAAATTTAATCATCAAACTGCGAGGCAGCGAACCCATTTTTCCGGGAATTGTCGGTTATGACGACACTGTCGTTCCGCAAATCATCAATGCCATTCTTTCACGTCATAATTTCATTTTGCTGGGTCTTCGCGGACAAGCCAAAAGCCGCATTCTGCGCGAACTGACGAACCTGCTGGATGACCGTATCCCGGCAATTGAAGGCAGTGAAATCAATGACAATCCATTTTCGCCAATCAGCAAATATGGAAAAACCATTGTTAATTCGCTGGGTGATGATACGCCGATTGTCTGGTTGGATAGAGATGCCCGTTATGTTGAAAAGCTGGCAACCCCGGATGTCACCATCGCGGATTTAATCGGCGACCTCGACCCGATTAAAGCGGCACGCGGCGGGCATTTGCTCTCTGATGAACTGACGATTCATTACGGCTTATTGCCGCGCGCCAATCGCGGATTATTCGCCATCAATGAATTGCCAGACCTCGCCGGCAAAGTGCAGGTCGGACTATTCAACATCATGCAGGAAGGCGATATTCAAATTAAAGGCTACCCGATTCGTTTGCCGCTCGATGTAATGCTGGTGTTTTCCGCTAACCCCGAAGATTACACAGCACGCGGCAAAATCATCACACCGCTCAAAGATCGCATCGGTTCCGAAATCGTTACGCATTACCCGGTGACAGTTGAAGAAGGTATGGAAATCACCCGGCAGGAAGCCTGGACGCATCGCGACGAGAGAATTCACCTGCCGGAATTTATCTCACGCACAATTGAACAAATCGCATTTGAAGCGCGCAAAGACCAGCGCGTTGATAAACGCTCAGGGGTGAGTCAACGCCTGTCAATCTCGGTGATGGAAAATGTCATTTCCAATGCCGAGCGGCGCGCGCTCATCAATCGCGAAGAAAAAATCGTCCCCCGCATCAGCGATATTTTCGCGGCTTTACCGGCAATCACCGGCAAACTCGAACTCGAATATGAAGGCGAACAAAAAGGCGCAGCCAACATTGCTCGCGAGTTGATTAAAAACGCCGTCGGCAAAACTTTTGAAACCTATTTCGACCACATCGATTGCAGCGAAATCATTGCCTGGTTCAACGATGGCGGGGCGCTTAGGGTTGGCGATACAGACAGCACGGAACTCTGTTTATCGGGGCTTCGCAGAATTTCCGGTTTAATCAATGCTGCTACACAATCCGGTATGGCAACCAACAAAGACGTGACGGTTGCGGTGTGCGAGTTAATCCTTGAAGGCTTACATGCGCAAAAGAAAATTTCCCGGAGCGAAGAACGCGGCTATCGCGCGGTTAAAAAAGAAACCCGCTCACAAAATTATGAACCGTTCAACCGGTCAAGAAGAATCAATTAG
- a CDS encoding DUF433 domain-containing protein, with the protein MTNLLERITINPEQCGGRPCIRGMRIRVIDILDLFAAGLSADEILAEMPDLEADDLKAALHYASQKIDHPIIAA; encoded by the coding sequence ATGACAAATTTACTTGAGCGGATAACCATAAATCCCGAGCAATGCGGAGGGCGACCTTGTATTCGCGGGATGCGAATCCGTGTGATTGATATATTGGATTTGTTTGCTGCAGGGCTAAGTGCAGATGAAATCCTTGCAGAAATGCCTGACCTTGAAGCTGATGATTTGAAAGCGGCATTGCATTATGCCTCCCAAAAAATTGATCATCCAATTATTGCAGCATGA
- a CDS encoding DUF5615 family PIN-like protein, with protein MTIWVDAQLSPAIANWLRLRFGITAYALRDLGLRDSTGRQIFLEAKNSKALIITKDSDFLRLINELGSPPKVIWLTCGNTSNARLKEILEKHLETAIELLEGGEDLIEINGN; from the coding sequence ATGACAATTTGGGTTGATGCACAATTATCGCCTGCCATTGCTAACTGGCTTCGCTTGCGATTTGGAATTACAGCATACGCATTGCGGGATTTGGGTCTGCGCGATTCAACTGGTCGCCAAATATTTCTTGAAGCCAAGAATTCCAAGGCATTGATTATCACTAAAGATAGTGATTTTTTGAGATTGATTAATGAATTAGGTTCGCCTCCAAAAGTTATTTGGCTCACTTGTGGAAATACATCAAACGCAAGGTTGAAAGAAATTTTAGAAAAGCATTTAGAAACAGCCATTGAGCTTTTAGAAGGAGGCGAGGATTTAATAGAAATCAATGGAAATTGA